The genome window TGTTAACACTTGAACTGTTTTAATGTCAtgatcatgtcatgtcatgctcATAACTCCCACTATACCTGACCACAGGATTCCCATTGAACAGTATGTAAACTCCGGCCTCCTTGTTGCCATAGATCTGGTTGCTACGGATAGAGCCTTTGCCGTTTCCCAGAACAACAATCCCAGAACGCAGACCACTGTGTATTCTATTGCACTAAGGACAAAGAGCAACAAAAGCAGCAAGTGAGGGAGTGAACAGAGGCAACAAAAAATAACATGACAAGTAGAAGTGTaattcctcatgagacaataaTTAAAAATATGATGACTCTTTCATGAATTCTCAGCTGCAACCATCGGGAGACACAGTAGGCTCATGTATGCTTTTGAGGGTCTGGCCTGCATTCCTGAGTGGGATAGCTGTTCACATCACCATGGTGACAACATAAGGCTCTTACTAAGCAGTGATGTCAAACAGCTGCTCATAGCCCTGCCTGAAACTTCATAGGGCTGCACTCTAGTATACAAACTGTCGCTTAGAGATCCATTATTAATGGAGGTGTGACACAGGCTCAAAGTGGAGCTGTTAAAAGAAGTAAATATAACTCATAAGAGGATTACAGATGCACTGGTTGTTAATTGAATACCAGGATGATGGGGTTGGCTCCCTTGCGGATGTCGAGGCCAGCTTCAGCATTAGAGTGGATATTGTTTTCAGCAATGAGCCCCTGAGCAGAGAGGCGAAGGAACACCCCCGAGGCTCTGCACCCACTCACCTCGTTACCCAACATCACCATCTGAAagtgggaaggagagagagagagataacaattaaTAAATGACTCAAGAGGATGACAGAAGAAGAACGGAACGAGGTAAACCCATTGCTGTGCCAAGGTGCAATAAATTATGCACTGGAACTTGAGCAAATTACCTGTCCACTCCTTGTGCTGTAACTTACataggaactgtgtgtgtgtggtgtacttGGTTTATGGTGTGTTGTTCTGAGCGTAGCACCCTACCTTAGCATTCTGAATGCAGCGGACAGCGTAGTGCAGGCGGGTGAAGATGTTTGCTTCGAGGCGTGCGTGGGCGTGGTTGCACATGTGCACGCCGCCCTTGCCATCCCGCAGCAGGCAGTGACGCAGCACACAGCCGTGCACCGCCGCAACCAGCATCTGTGCATCGGCATCCGTTTGCAGCTCTTGGACCAGGGAGCGTAGCCCAGGTTCCTCACTCTCCGCCACATCCCCGCGCTCCCACAGGTGGGCCAGCCCATGGGCCTCATAGGAGAGCAAGTACGCCAGGTCCGTTCTTTTCATCCCCCCAACCTCCTCGTCCTCTTTCTTCAGGTCACCCTCGATCCATCCATCCTCCAGCAGCGTGCCCTGGCTCAGTAGCGCTCCCTTTCCCCCTCTCggccctcctcctttctctgtgTCTTGACCGGTCCAAGACTCCATGGGGATGGGCCCTCCAGGGGGCATAGCTGTGGACGGACTGTTCACAATGCCCTCTTTAAGGGCGTCTGTTGGTGTCATTGCCACGGAGTTTGTTGCCATAGTTTTAATAAGTGCAGCCAGATGCTTGCAGGCCCAGTTGCGTTCAGCAACAGGTGGGCCTTCCACAGTCACAGAGGCCTGGTCGCTACCACTGAACTCACAGCTGTCCATCAGGCTCAGAGCCACGCCCAGGAAGTGTGCGGAGGCTCCCTGAGCGAATGAGCAGAAGCGTGCCTGGCATGTGCCTGGACCCCTCACCTGCATCTGGGCACCCTCGAAATTACAGTTATCCAGCTGGACATGACCTGCTGATgtctgcacatacacacgcacacaaacaataaaataagtgtgtgtgtgtgtgtgtgtgagagagagagagagagagacaaccaTGGGAACATGAAGGACAGTTCTTTCCCATATGTGTAAACTTCCACCTCTTTCACTTATTCTTTAAATTAGAGCCACATCAGTTTTATTACATTTAGTTTTTACGCTCTCAGCAAGTTGGTCTCAATAATTCATTTTGATTTGTTGACATATCTTTTTTACCACAAGATAGATGCAAGGTAACATCAATATGCCTAACTTATGTGCCATTCGTAGGATAACCATGTTAATTAacagaaataaaacatcaaAAGAACTTTCATTGCTGTAGTTCTCTTACCTTGTAAACCACAGGGGAGAACCAAGCGGGCATCAACACCAAGTTGCAGAGTCGGGCAGTAGGGCACTGCTGATCAAAGCTAACCAACAGTGCCACATCGCCCAACTTGCCCACACCCACAATCTCCACAGGCACCTTGAGGGACACCTCAGCTTGCTCCTCATAGAGGCCCGGCTGCAGTGCCACCCGGTCGTAAGGTCCTGCCACCGTCAGCGCTCCCCTTAGGGTCTCGAAGTCACAGCCGGCACCGGCCCCCACACGCCACACGCGCCTGTCTTTGCGCCTGCGGAACAGGGTAAGGCAAGCAGAGGactgcagctctggaacattcTGTGCCCATGTGCGGCTGGCCAGGGCGTGCTGCCGCAAGGCCTCTCTCCAGGAGGGCGGCTCCAGGTTGGGCCAGCGGGGCCAGTTGGGGTGGCGACACTCAGGACAGCCCAGGCAGAGCTGGCGCCAGCGGGTGGCATCCAGGCTGAGGACCAGTTCGCGCCACGCCCGGCACACCTGGCAGCACCTGCCCAAGTCAGGAAGGGGCAGGTAGGCCAGGATCAGCCGCCACAGCTCCAATGGCAGCGCCCCCATCTCCATCATACTCCTGCCCTCTTTCCTACAGAGACGCCGTCTGACAATTAATCACTTCATTCAAATTCATTAGTCAGGTAAATGGTTCACTAAGAAAGTCACTATACCTGAAGCCCCTTGAGGATAtcacttgtcagtttaaatCCCAGTGGGTCAGGTGTTAAGGAAGTTCCATGACATTCAATAGATTGTCCTCATCTGATAACAGAAATGCATGCAGCATTGATAGGCCTTTTGAGTTTTGTAGTTGCATGGAGTTTTAACTCAAAACAACTTCCTCCTGGTAGGCTAAGCCTGAAAACTGTAAGGACAGTTATTCTGTTGGCTTTGTAAGTTGATCACTGAGCAACCTCATATCTCCTTCAAAGTAAGCAAGGCGAGACAATAGACAACCTGTCTAAGATTCCAAGTAGGTGCAGGAAATTCTAAGGAAACCCAGATGAAGTTGTAAACTTGATAATAGAGCAGCTCCAGGGGCTTCAATCTCCAAACTAAACAAAGTCAAAAGGCTCTTCTAAGGTTTACCATTTCCTCTGGGTTAATTAACCCAGATCTGCCACTTAACCATCTACTTGGAATACACCCCTACATGCAGTGTGAGAGTATCCACACATCAGGGCAGATGGCATCCAACTCTGGAATACATAGGGCAGTAACCAAGACTGTTGGATCCAATGTCAGCCTCAACCTAAGTTTTTAAAGTCCTTATGAGTaaaagttaggctactttgtcCTACATTCCTCCCTGTCAGACCATTATACATTCTATCCTGATTACTTAAGTGAGCACTTACAACACAACTCCGACTCTGACTGGATTTTATGACAGCAAAACCTTAGGCCTATTGCACAAATCAACACACAAATTTCACCTCTCTCGTTCAGCATTTTCTGATGACGTTTGAGTAAAAGGCACCTCAAATTCAGCTACATTTTCTTTGGTCCCTCCTAGCGCATGTGATCAGTCtttcctgacaaaaaaaaaaaaaaagatttaacaAACACAGTTAAGTGGGGGGTCTCGCAGCGCAA of Alosa sapidissima isolate fAloSap1 chromosome 1, fAloSap1.pri, whole genome shotgun sequence contains these proteins:
- the fbxo10 gene encoding F-box only protein 10 encodes the protein MMEMGALPLELWRLILAYLPLPDLGRCCQVCRAWRELVLSLDATRWRQLCLGCPECRHPNWPRWPNLEPPSWREALRQHALASRTWAQNVPELQSSACLTLFRRRKDRRVWRVGAGAGCDFETLRGALTVAGPYDRVALQPGLYEEQAEVSLKVPVEIVGVGKLGDVALLVSFDQQCPTARLCNLVLMPAWFSPVVYKTSAGHVQLDNCNFEGAQMQVRGPGTCQARFCSFAQGASAHFLGVALSLMDSCEFSGSDQASVTVEGPPVAERNWACKHLAALIKTMATNSVAMTPTDALKEGIVNSPSTAMPPGGPIPMESWTGQDTEKGGGPRGGKGALLSQGTLLEDGWIEGDLKKEDEEVGGMKRTDLAYLLSYEAHGLAHLWERGDVAESEEPGLRSLVQELQTDADAQMLVAAVHGCVLRHCLLRDGKGGVHMCNHAHARLEANIFTRLHYAVRCIQNAKMVMLGNEVSGCRASGVFLRLSAQGLIAENNIHSNAEAGLDIRKGANPIILCNRIHSGLRSGIVVLGNGKGSIRSNQIYGNKEAGVYILFNGNPVVSGNHIFQGQAAGIAVNENGRGLITDNVIRENQWGGADIRRGGDPVLRNNFICHGYSDGVVVGERGRGLIEGNHIYGNNGCGVWVMSSSLPQLLGNYITHNRMYGLALFCRKDPEPGAGREGGVDRGAERDGERGVGGENLNEEGELSAWENDLDSEDERFSARRPISVALVESNCMSHNGAEGVYVKSCESVNIVGNMVGENRGVGMAVLQSTQLTRLVGNCIRGNAHAGVTVAKECRVELRGNGVYANGGHGVSYCGDGLIVENDIVGNRRSGIRATDNADVKVLRNRVQAGLGCGISIEEQVRGLVQDNLVFQRHPSSPTSQIQLDPGNHDCMLLNNILLSPSLHGSGCPDPHWALENPPPRPHSNDSSGSSSSAHPTNLAIAVTTRITASVESGCHNNGSIFCTVL